The genome window AGAATATTGTGATGTAATTTAAGTTGGATGGCAGAAATGTACCAAGGATTAGCTAATAAAAATGTTTGgcagaaaagttttttttttttaagttgaccTTTGAGAAGGTAGAGATCTCTGTCTTTAGACTCCGCTTAgggagaatggaagaaaaattTTTCCTTGCATGATCTGCTCCGTTCATTTTAGGGAGGATGGAAGGAAAACTTTTCCTTGCATGATCTGCTCCAGTCATTTAGACGACTTGCAAAACCAAACAAGAAGCTAAACAGtatattatttggatttttaaaaattgtatgGCATACAAAATACTTTCAAGTGTCAACATGGTAAATGGAACTTGGtccttttatgttttctttttatcaggAAAAAACATCTCTGTGGTTTCCGGTTTGTTCGTTTATCCAAACCATTCTGCAGCTTCCACAGTGTGAAAAGGCAGTAAAATTTGCATGGTCCTGCACCTGCTGTATTATATAATTGTATGCCTTTTGCGATTCCCTTGTTTGAAGGCGTTAAGAATATTTGGACACCAATAGAGAAACCATGAAGCTTACGCATATCCAGCATCCAATTAGTCCTAGCCCAATCtaattgtttgatgtttttgggTGTCTTCTGGATAAGGCTCCTCCCGGCACtgcaaggaggaggagaaaaacaGAATCAAGCAAGCGGTTTGTTGACTCAGTATCATCAAGGCCGGGTCCCCATGGTTTTGGGTCTAGCAATTAGGGCTAATTAAGTTGGCAGGCACTGCAACAATGACCAGAAGTCAACGGATCATAGTCACAGTTGTGTTACCAGCTCTTTGATATCTCCTTATCAAGAAGGCGGAGGCGGAGTTCAAAGTCACATGAGATTGGAGAGTTGAGAGTTAATTACTCTCTCCATGAGATCAAATTTTTAAGATAAGAATGTTTTCACCAGTGTTCATGACCCAGAACCATGTATTAAGCTTGTAAACTTGTTTAAGAACTCAGACATGTATGTAATGGCATGGAACAAAGGCTGAGATAAAATCATGTCATTCTGGTAATATTTCTTGTATACAGATTGTTTATTGCTTATGTTCAATCTAAGAGCAGGACACTGTAATTGTCTGTTGAAGGTATCCAGCTCATTATTCTCAAACTACATGTTCTGTCTGCTGTTACAGTCTTACAGATGTTACTTGAGGACCGGTGACTGTGTAAAGCAAATAATGACAAAAGAAGCTAAGCTCTAAGGGTGATTTTGTCATTATGTACATCCAAGTAGTTAAATCTGACAGATTTCCCGGGAAGTTGTGATTCTTGGTGAACAAAGTAGAGAAAGTCGTCGAGATCCCTAAAACAGTAGCAATCTTTTAGCATCTGATTATCCTATGCATAACACTTGTATataaactatttatttaaaGGCCCAGTTTTACAggtctcttcttttttccccttcttcctTGGCAAGCAAAGAAAGAGATAAAGGGTTGCACATACTTGAAGGACAGAATTAATGGAAACATATGGAGCTTCAACAGATTCAACATTTCCAGAGGCTGATGTTGATAAAGCATTGAACTCAGCCCTAAACAAGAAGTTTGAAGTTGATCCTGTATCGTCAGATATTTCCACCACAAAGGAGATCCAGCAGGTACTTTTGCACTCAATTCAACCAGTGCATACACACAGTACAGTAGAAAAAAGGACATCAATCAAAGTTgtggctgtttttttttcttgaaatcatttattatttgattttctttatgttAAGTTCTGATATTGAAAATTAGCCTGTGCAGAAAAGTTACGCGAATCTTGATTTGTTTGTATTGCGAATCTCGATTTGCTTTTTTGATCATCTGGTTATAACAGGGATCTTCAAATCATGAGCTCATGTATACAAAAGGGGGGCTGTACAAGAATGTGCACAAAGTAAAGACCATTAGTCCCTTCAATCCCCTCAGTcccctgtttatttttacatttttcctAATGTAAAATGACATCTGAAAATTTGAAACCCGTCGAGTTGAAATGAAAGAGAAGGATGATGGATTACATCAAGCTATCTTGCGAGCTCTTTATTTATACTTCCTTTACCTTTCTTTACCCAAACTCTTAGAAATATGTATCTGGTTTGGTAATTAAGAGCTTTCAACATGCTGACAGAAATTCATTCCATCAGCCTCTTGATATGCCCgcaagtatggattttttttatgacaataCAACAGAATCTCACTGGGGATGGATAAACAAGAGGAAGTGATCAAACATCCTGAAGGACATTACTTCTCTTGgatatttaagaaaagaaaacctgTATTAGTCACTTGCTTGCTTGTTCTTTGCTCGTTCTTGTACCGGCATATTATTTCTCCAGCAAATTTTTGAAGTATACTCTCATTGCATTTCAGGAACAAGATGAGGCTGCACAAAAAAAGCAAAGGGAAAAGCAGGATGCTTTGCAAAATCTCAAAACAACCATCTTTGTTTCAGCTATCATCGTCGCCGTTGCCGGGGCAGTATTTGCCATAAccaaaaaattgagagagaaatgaaATCACTGGCCAGATGATATTATAAGCTCCGGCAAGTGTTCAGTTTTTTTCCTGGTATCTTAATCGTTTTTGAAACTATTGTTTTGAGCTCACAAGGTATTCTTTCTAGAGAACTATTTTTTTACGAAGCAGTGAAGGATGGGCATGGAAACTCCACCTTGCTTTGTGAAGTGCtacattttataataataattattatcgaAGGAAACAATTGATGTTAACGCAAGTCTTAAATGTTTAAAGTTGCTGCCATTTTATGTCTAACTGggaaatagttcttgaaattcTTTGAGAAGCAATTTGATTCAATCGTAGAGTACAACAACAATGAGATCAATGCTAATGCTTAATCGTTCGTTGCTTACTTATTTTTGGACGATTTGGTTTTACTAATATCTACTGCACAGCACAGAAAGGGAATTCAGGCGGCTAGCATATATTATTTACAGACACAATCCACATGCCTTTCCCTTTGAAATATATAGACAAGGAAACCTACATACCAATGCAGCACAGGATACACAGAGGCCAAACCCAGTATTTTCCCCCCCGACATGAAAGGAAAAACAGCAAATTACAATAGACGAAGTAGTATTTTGATTTAGATATTTAAGCCTGATTTAGAGTGcggtgttgttttttaaagtattttttgtttagaaatatatcaaaataatttatttttttaatttatatttgacatcagcacatcaaaacaatcaaaaacactaatttttttaatttaaataaaatttttaaaaaatttaatgaaaagttCAACTACCCCAAACAAGCCTTAGtggaaaaccaacaaaaaaataatctttttccggttcataaataataaaaataagttactacaaattacttattttctttgagaataacaaaattctgtcacaatttaatttcaattaaaaagttttatagTAAAGAGTCGGAATTATAAAAGATTCttgcaaagaattttttttcgtaaataaaaaaagaaaggaagaaagaaaagaatgagcAGTTGAGAACAGAATATGCCTCCCtaatacaacaaaaacaaaactgaaatCCATGTATCCTCGTTGTTGTTACCATTAACGAACGACCTGTCTGCTTCCAATCgttttttcaccttttcttACGACGACCTATTTAACAACTTATTTTCTCCCCtattttcttcatcatccaACAAAAACTCTGTAACTCAAatctatttaaaacaaaaaaaaaatgaaagaatttttCTTCATACCTTCCACAAACTCTAAACAACATTCACCCCCTGTTTAATACATgcttaacataaaaataaataaaaataaaacaactctTGAAGCCTCTATACAAATGGTGTAAAcaggcaaaaaaacaaaatagcctTAGCTAGGGATACACCAATGATGTATTGTTGAGGTTAACCTAAAGGTATCAATGGTTGTGATCACGCCACCAAAAAGGTTCCATGATCTTCATttagcctataaatagagggagaaagtaaaagaaaaggggaaccaagttagagagagaaggttcaggaagaagaaaagagagtttGAATTGAGACGAGTGAGTATGTTTGAGCCAGGAGGTGGAGAGAAGAAAGGAGagcaggaaagaaaaagagcaaACAGTTATCTATATGAATTATCGGATAGCTTGTTAATTTTGTGTTGCTCACGGTTGTGTTTCATCATTGGCAAAGCTAGATTATGGAGTAGAGGGCAATTGCCTCCGTTAATCTTTTGAACTTTTTCCTTCATTCcttaaacttttttatgttttcatacagATCCAAATAGAGATGCATTAATTGCTGctcataattttcttcttt of Populus trichocarpa isolate Nisqually-1 chromosome 16, P.trichocarpa_v4.1, whole genome shotgun sequence contains these proteins:
- the LOC7465266 gene encoding uncharacterized protein LOC7465266 isoform X2; protein product: METYGASTDSTFPEADVDKALNSALNKKFEVDPVSSDISTTKEIQQEQDEAAQKKQREKQDALQNLKTTIFVSAIIVAVAGAVFAITKKLREK
- the LOC7465266 gene encoding uncharacterized protein LOC7465266 isoform X1; this encodes METYGASTDSTFPEADVDKALNSALNKKFEVDPVSSDISTTKEIQQGSSNHELMYTKGGLYKNVHKEQDEAAQKKQREKQDALQNLKTTIFVSAIIVAVAGAVFAITKKLREK